The following nucleotide sequence is from uncultured Draconibacterium sp..
CGCGAAAAACCGTATCGGTAACATCTTCCATGGGGGCCAGCGAAAAAGCAGGTCCATTAAACTCTTGCCAAAAATTATTCATGCCGCAAAAATATCAAAACATATAAAAGTTACAACGAAACTATTTCTGTTGCTCGAGTTGCATTAACGAAAGGCTTTTTCGAAACTTACGGCTGTTACCAAAACCAATACGCAGATCGGATGGACGGCCGGTGCCCTGCATTTTTTCATCGGCACATTCAGGAGTGCAGCACCCATGGTATTTATCGGCACATTCGGGGCATTGAATAAACAATATATGACACCCGTGATTATCGCAGTTGGTATGCGAATCGCAAGGTTTGCCGCACTGATGGCACTTTGAAATAATTTCGCCATTTACACTTTCGCCCAAACGTTCGTCAAAAACAAAGTTTTTTCCAATAAATTTTGAGTTGAGCTTAGCTGTTTGAATCTGTCGGGCATATTCCAGAATCCCGCCGTGCAACTGGTTCACATCGCTAAAGCCCTGGTGTTTCAGGTAAGCACTTGCTTTTTCGCAGCGAATTCCGCCGGTACAGTACAACAGCACTTTTTTATCTTTTTTGTCTTCCAGCAGATCGGTAACAATCTCCAGTTCTTCGCGGAAAGTATCAGCTTCAGGGCAAATGGCGCCTTCAAAATGTCCGATCTCGCTTTCGTAGTAGTTTCGCATGTCAACAACAACCGTGTCTTCCTGTCCGATATAATTATGGAATTCAACTCCCGATAAGTGTTGTCCTACGTTGGTAACGTCGTAAGCATCGTCGTCTAAACCATCGGCAACCAGTTTTGGGCGCACCTTAATGGTTAATTTGTAAAACGATTTTCCATCGTCTTCAATGGCATATTTAATGGGGATGTCTTGCAGAATTTCATGTTTTTTCAAGGACTCCACAAAAGCTTCCCAGTGGTGTTCGGGGACACTCATTTGTGCATTAATTCCTTCGCGGGCTACATAAATTCGGCCGAAACAATCCAGCGGAAACCAGTCGCGGAAAAGCTCGTCTCTGAATTCTTGCGGATCTTCAAGAATATGATATCGATAAAACGAAATCGTTTTACGCTGAAAAGTCTCTTCAGCAAGTCTTTTTTTTAGTTCTTCCTTATTTACCCGGTTGTATAAAAACATGTTACCTACGTTTAAAATGCGCGGCAAAAATACACAATTTGGCAAAAAGAGCAAAAAAGAGCTTAAGATCTTAAATGATAGCTTGTAAAACGGTGTGTATTGTTTGATTATGTTACATCAGTTACAAAAAAGCTGCTTGAAAAATACAAAACAGCTCTTTTAATCATTTTTTACAAATTCTATTTTAATAGTTCATGCACCTTTTCAATGATCTTGTTGAATTCGTCTTCTTTAAAGCCAATAGAAGCAACTGCAATTTTTCCGTCTTTATCGATAATGAAATTACGCGGAATGTTTTGTTTGGCGTATTTCGAAAAAATATCGCGTTTGGTATCAGGGTAGAAGGGGAGTGTGTAATTATTGTCGGCTTTAAATTTATTTACCGTTTCCCAATCGTGTTCACGACCAATTACCAGTACCTCGAAGTTTTTGTTTTGCTTAAGTTTTTGGTACACTTCCTTTTCCAGATGAGGCAACTCTTTGCGGCATGGCGGGCACCAGTTGGCAAAAAAGTTAATCCACACTACTTTGCCTTTCATATCTGAAAGTTTTTTTACCGAACCATCTTCCATCGTAATGGAGAAGTCGGGGGCAGTGTCACCTTCTTTTACCAGGGTGAATTCGTCTTGCGCATAATTGTTTAGCGCGAAAAACGCCAGTAAAATAAATATCGTCAGTTTTTTCATGTTGTTGTTGTAATTTTTTCAATTTGCCACTAATGTAAACATATGAACTGAAAACAAAAACACCCGCTTAAATTTAAGCAGGTGTCTTCAGTTTATGATTGTTACTTTTTTATACGTGTTGCATCAAAAAATCAGTAACGGCAGTTTCAATTCTGTCTTCAATTTTAGAAGTATCCGATTTTATGAATTTATCGCCGGTGATATTTTCATACAATTCAATGTATCTTTCTGATACCTCGTTAACAAACGATTCCGGGATTTCAGGAAGTACATCGCCATCGCGGCCCTGGAAGTTGTTCTCCATCAACCACTCGCGAACAAATTCTTTTGAAAGTTGCTTTTGGTTTTCGCCTTTATCAAAACGCTCCTGGTAACCATCGGCGTAGAAATAACGCGATGAATCGGGTGTGTGAATTTCGTCGATGAGGTAAATCTGGCCGTCTTTTTTACCAAACTCGTATTTGGTATCCACCAAAATCAGTCCCATTTCTTTGGCAATTTCGCTACCGCGTTTAAAAAGAGCCAGCGAAATACGTTCCAGTTCTTTGTAATCTTCTTCCGAAACCAATCCTTGTTTGATGATCTCTTCGCGCGAAATATTTTCGTCGTGAGCGCCTTGTTCTGCTTTTGTTGTTGGCGTTAACAGCGGCTCAGGAAAAGCCTGGTGCTCTTTCAAGCCTTCAGGAAGCGGAACACCACAAATATCTCGACCGCCGTTTTTATACAATCTCCACGAACTGCCGGTTAAATAACCACGCACGATCATTTCTACCGGGAAAGTTTCGCAAAAATGACCCACTGTAACGTTTGGGTCGGGTGTTGCTATTTTCCAGTTCGGAACAATATCAGCAGTAGCGTCCAGAAATTTCTCTGCAATCTGGTTCAGTACCTGGCCTTTAAAAGGAATTCCTTTTGGCAATACCACATCGAATGCTGAAATACGATCGGAAACAACCATCACCAAAAAATCATCGTTGATGTTGTATACGTCGCGAACTTTACCTTTGTAGTGGCTTTTTTGTCCCGGAAAATTGAAACTTGTTTTTGTAAGTGCGTTACCCATTTTATTGAATATTTATATTGTATGTAATCTATTTGTTTGCGTTAAAATACGTTGTCGATTTTATTACAAATTTAGCTGGTTTTTGTTTAACTTGTTAAATTGTTGGTTTGTTTACCGGAACACAAGTTACTGGTCACTGTTTTCTTTTGATTCAGTTTTAATTACTGTTTTTTCTTCAGCATGTTTATCGTATGCTTCAACAATATCGCGCACCAGCTTGTGGCGTACAATATCTTTCTTGTCGAAATATATGGTTGAAATATTTTTTATGCCTTTTAAAATGCGTAATGCCTGTATCAATCCCGAATTACTTTTTCTCGGAAGGTCGATTTGCGTAACATCGCCGGTAATAATAAACTTGGCGTTTAGTCCCATCCGGGTTAAAAACATTTTTAGCTGGTTAACGGTGGTGTTTTGTGCTTCATCAAGAATAACATAAGCATTGCTCAATGTTCGTCCGCGCATAAAAGCCAGTGGAGCAATTTGTATCACGCCGTCTTTTAAAAATTCCTCTAGTTTTTTCGGCGGAATCATATCCTGCAAAGCATCGTAAAGCGGTTGCAAATACGGATCGATTTTGTCTTTTAAATCACCGGGAAGAAATCCCAGATTTTCACCTGCTTCAACAGCCGGGCGGCTAAGAATGATTTTTTTGATCTCCTTGTTTTTTAATGCCCGAACAGCCAGTGCGATAGCAGTATAGGTTTTTCCGGTACCGGCAGGCCCGATGGCAAAAATAAGATCGCTTTTGCTGTTGCTCTCTACCAGTCGTCGCTGATTAGGCGTGCGTGCACGAACAGGTTTTCCACTGTTGCCAAAAACAATAATATCGGGTTCGCTGCTTCCGTTTTCTTCAAGCGATGAAACACCCGAATCCAATAGCTCGTGAATAATTTCTTCCGAGAGCATATTGTACTGATAATAATGATCAAGAATGAGGGCGAACTTTTTCTCAAAAGCTTTTATTTCCTTTGGTTCTCCCTGAACGAACAAGACGTGGCCCCGTGCAGTGATTTTAATTTTTGGGAAAAGCCTTTTTATCAGTTCAATTTTCGAATTGTTAACTCCAAAAAACTCAAGGAGATCAATTCCTTCCAGTAAAATTTGTTTATCCAATGTATCTTCTTAATAATTTAAGCACGGCAAATTTACGAAAATAAATTGCCACTATCGAATGTTGGAAGGCTTTGATATTCAATTTCTGACCGATGCGAAAATTGTCAGCTTTTTTATTTCGAGAACATTTTAACGATCCAAAGAATAAGGTAAAGACCCAAACCAACGCCGGCGAATAGAACACCAACAACAAATGCAATTCTAATCATTTTTACATCCCAGCCTAATTTGCCGCTGAGCCATTCTGATACTCCTAAAATCATAATATTGTTTTTATTTATTAATAGCTGCAATATATTAAATTCTTTTTTCGAAAGGGTATGAAAATCTACAAGGGTTTAAAAATTTGAACTTTTAATTAAATGCGTGTATTAACACCAAAAAATATATGCGCACAAAATCAATCGTAAAAATTACAGGCCTGTCGGTTTTTCTAATTTCTCTACTTCTCTATGTAATAACTCTGGAGCCCACAACCAGCTTCTGGGACTGTAGCGAGTTTATTCTTTCAGCTTCAAAACTGGAGGTGAATCATCCGGCAGGGGCACCGCTTTTTATGTTACTGGGGCGATTGTTTTCATTATTGTCATTCGGAAATCCACAAGAAATTGCTTGGACAATCAATTTTATGTCAGGCATGTTCAGTGCCTTAACCATCTTTTTTCTTTATCACGTAATTATAAAATTGGTTGCAAAAATGTCGGAGTCAGCAATAGTAATAATTGGAAGTTCGGTTATTGGAGCATTAACTTTTGCTGTCAGCGATTCGTTTTGGTTTTCGGCTGTTGAAGGTGAAGTTTATGCGCTTTCCATGTTTTTCCTTATTCTGTCGTTTTGGGCGGCATTAAAATGGGACGAACAATTCGGGCAGCCAGGAAACGAAAAGTGGATTCTCTTTTTAGCACTGATCACAGGTCTTGGAATTGGCGTGCATTTGTTGAATTTGCTGGTTCTTCCGTCGGTGGTAATGATTATGGGATTCAGAAAATACGGTTACTCCGTAAAGAACCTTATTCTTTTCTTTGGATTGGGGCTGGTTGTTTTGTTAGGGTTATTATATGTATTAACACCGCTGGTTTTATTTCTGCTTTCAAGGTTCGATTTGTTCTTTGTTAACGAGCTAAATTTTCCACTACATTCGGGAACACTCTTTGGTATGTTCTTTATTCTCGCTTTGCTGGCATCACTTATCTTTTATTTTAAAAAGAAACAGAAATCGCTGCCCGAACTTGCAACATTATCTGTGTTGTTTTTATTGCTTGGCTTTTCAGTTTATTCCGTAAATGTCATTCGATCTTCGGCTAATCCACCGGTAAACTTTGGTGAGCCCAATAACATTTTTTCGCTGATTAATTACCTAAATCGTGAACAATACCCCAAACGACCATTGCTTTACGGACAAAACTACAATTCACCTTTGTTAGACGTGAATGAGCGTTCTTCTTATGATTTTATCGATGGCAGATATATGCCAATCGATTTAGCTCCCGATTACGAATACGATGAACAAACGTGTACATGGTTTCCACGTATGTCGAGCAGCGATGAAAACCATATAAAAGCCTACAACAGTTGGATTACGATTTCGGGAAAGCGGGTTGCTATAAAACAACGGAATGGTGAACGTAAAACGATTGTTGTTCCGCGCTTCACAGATCAGTTAAAGTTTTTTGCGCGCTACCAGTTTGGTTTTATGTTTGGACGTTACTTTATGTGGAATTTTGTGGGCCGTCAAAACGACCGGCAGGGAAGGGGAACCATCCTAAACGGTAACTGGCTTTCGGGAATTGATTTATTAGATAATGTCCGGCTTGGGCCGCAGGATAAGGTACCTTCCTGGCTGAAAAATAATAAGGGACGAAATACCTACTATTTTCTTCCGCTGTTGCTGGGATTTCTGGGGGCTTTCTATCAATACAAAACAAACCGCGAAACCTTTTTTATTGTGCTGGCATTATTTGTTATGGGCGGACTTGGACTTACGGTTTATATCAACGAAATTCCTATCACACCACGCGAGCGCGATTATGTTTTTGTGGGGGCATTTTTGGCCTTTTCCATTTGGATAGGTTTTAGTTTGGTGGCAGCGGTGAATCTGATTCAGCAAAAAATAAAACATGCCAAAGTTGGAGTACCCGCTTTGATTGTGCTGTTTTTAGCGGGGCCGGTATTAATGGCTTCTCAGAATTTCGATGACCATAATCGTTCGGGCAGGTATGCTGCACGGGATTTTGCTGAGAATATATTAAAATCGTGTCCTCCCAATGCCATTCTGTTTACCAGTGGCGATAACGATACATATCCGCTGCTTTATTGCCAGGAGGTGGAGGAACTGCGTACCGATGTGCGAATTGTAATCATGCCATTTTTAGCAGCCAACTGGTTTATTAATGGATTGAGAAATCCGAAATATGACGATGCCGGTTTAAAAATGATGCTGCCCAAGGATAAATATGACCATGGCGAGTTGGCTTATGTGCCGGTGTTGAAGAAGTTTAACAGGGATACCTCGTGGCAGGAGGCACTTAATTTTTTAAGTCTAAAAAACAATAATGCAAAAGTGACATTGAACTCCGGCGATCGTGTAAATTTTATTCCAATAACCCGGCTGAATCTGATGGTTGATGCCAATGAGAAAA
It contains:
- a CDS encoding rhodanese-related sulfurtransferase; its protein translation is MFLYNRVNKEELKKRLAEETFQRKTISFYRYHILEDPQEFRDELFRDWFPLDCFGRIYVAREGINAQMSVPEHHWEAFVESLKKHEILQDIPIKYAIEDDGKSFYKLTIKVRPKLVADGLDDDAYDVTNVGQHLSGVEFHNYIGQEDTVVVDMRNYYESEIGHFEGAICPEADTFREELEIVTDLLEDKKDKKVLLYCTGGIRCEKASAYLKHQGFSDVNQLHGGILEYARQIQTAKLNSKFIGKNFVFDERLGESVNGEIISKCHQCGKPCDSHTNCDNHGCHILFIQCPECADKYHGCCTPECADEKMQGTGRPSDLRIGFGNSRKFRKSLSLMQLEQQK
- a CDS encoding TlpA disulfide reductase family protein, producing MKKLTIFILLAFFALNNYAQDEFTLVKEGDTAPDFSITMEDGSVKKLSDMKGKVVWINFFANWCPPCRKELPHLEKEVYQKLKQNKNFEVLVIGREHDWETVNKFKADNNYTLPFYPDTKRDIFSKYAKQNIPRNFIIDKDGKIAVASIGFKEDEFNKIIEKVHELLK
- a CDS encoding phosphoribosylaminoimidazolesuccinocarboxamide synthase; the encoded protein is MGNALTKTSFNFPGQKSHYKGKVRDVYNINDDFLVMVVSDRISAFDVVLPKGIPFKGQVLNQIAEKFLDATADIVPNWKIATPDPNVTVGHFCETFPVEMIVRGYLTGSSWRLYKNGGRDICGVPLPEGLKEHQAFPEPLLTPTTKAEQGAHDENISREEIIKQGLVSEEDYKELERISLALFKRGSEIAKEMGLILVDTKYEFGKKDGQIYLIDEIHTPDSSRYFYADGYQERFDKGENQKQLSKEFVREWLMENNFQGRDGDVLPEIPESFVNEVSERYIELYENITGDKFIKSDTSKIEDRIETAVTDFLMQHV
- a CDS encoding PhoH family protein encodes the protein MDKQILLEGIDLLEFFGVNNSKIELIKRLFPKIKITARGHVLFVQGEPKEIKAFEKKFALILDHYYQYNMLSEEIIHELLDSGVSSLEENGSSEPDIIVFGNSGKPVRARTPNQRRLVESNSKSDLIFAIGPAGTGKTYTAIALAVRALKNKEIKKIILSRPAVEAGENLGFLPGDLKDKIDPYLQPLYDALQDMIPPKKLEEFLKDGVIQIAPLAFMRGRTLSNAYVILDEAQNTTVNQLKMFLTRMGLNAKFIITGDVTQIDLPRKSNSGLIQALRILKGIKNISTIYFDKKDIVRHKLVRDIVEAYDKHAEEKTVIKTESKENSDQ
- a CDS encoding PspC domain-containing protein, which codes for MILGVSEWLSGKLGWDVKMIRIAFVVGVLFAGVGLGLYLILWIVKMFSK
- a CDS encoding DUF2723 domain-containing protein; its protein translation is MRTKSIVKITGLSVFLISLLLYVITLEPTTSFWDCSEFILSASKLEVNHPAGAPLFMLLGRLFSLLSFGNPQEIAWTINFMSGMFSALTIFFLYHVIIKLVAKMSESAIVIIGSSVIGALTFAVSDSFWFSAVEGEVYALSMFFLILSFWAALKWDEQFGQPGNEKWILFLALITGLGIGVHLLNLLVLPSVVMIMGFRKYGYSVKNLILFFGLGLVVLLGLLYVLTPLVLFLLSRFDLFFVNELNFPLHSGTLFGMFFILALLASLIFYFKKKQKSLPELATLSVLFLLLGFSVYSVNVIRSSANPPVNFGEPNNIFSLINYLNREQYPKRPLLYGQNYNSPLLDVNERSSYDFIDGRYMPIDLAPDYEYDEQTCTWFPRMSSSDENHIKAYNSWITISGKRVAIKQRNGERKTIVVPRFTDQLKFFARYQFGFMFGRYFMWNFVGRQNDRQGRGTILNGNWLSGIDLLDNVRLGPQDKVPSWLKNNKGRNTYYFLPLLLGFLGAFYQYKTNRETFFIVLALFVMGGLGLTVYINEIPITPRERDYVFVGAFLAFSIWIGFSLVAAVNLIQQKIKHAKVGVPALIVLFLAGPVLMASQNFDDHNRSGRYAARDFAENILKSCPPNAILFTSGDNDTYPLLYCQEVEELRTDVRIVIMPFLAANWFINGLRNPKYDDAGLKMMLPKDKYDHGELAYVPVLKKFNRDTSWQEALNFLSLKNNNAKVTLNSGDRVNFIPITRLNLMVDANEKKGKIPVSLEGKKVLYKNELAFWDIISSNASKRPICFVSKGEAAKHGLGAYLECEGFVYRLIPEKTNPKGTFSIGKCNPEVIADKLLNTFNWGNISDPSVYADWNTVVNLTVFQARNTFNEVAAILLQKGDKEKAFQLLQKCTSEIPLSQIPYDIFAIKQAELMFATGHEKESKVLFEELESDITETLEFYDSLNKSQQLRLKEEIQRELYYLNQLIAVSSKFEDQTKRNDLEQQMQHFYQRLMKVVS